A window of the Paraburkholderia sp. ZP32-5 genome harbors these coding sequences:
- a CDS encoding efflux RND transporter periplasmic adaptor subunit produces the protein MKKTWFSVGQILLTLIVVVIAALVLWKLVAYYMFAPWTRDGHVRADVIQVAPDVSGLISTVDVADNQQVKQGQVLFVIDQARYTLALRQAEATMLQRNATLAQARREYARNQKLGNLVAAEVLEESRSRVEAGEAALAETKVAIDTARLNLERATIKSPVDGYLNDRAPRVGEFVAAGRAVVSVVDMHSFRVDGYFEETKLRGIDIGQPVDITVMGEPTPLRGHVQSIVAGIEDRDRTQGSNLLPNVNPAFSWVRLAQRIPVRVALDEVPADFRMIAGRTATVSVRDLSPVRRRPVSGTGAASGSVAASAAAVAPGSAVASGSAASAAASSGASQ, from the coding sequence GTGAAAAAAACCTGGTTCTCCGTCGGTCAGATCCTGCTGACCCTGATCGTCGTCGTGATCGCAGCACTCGTGCTGTGGAAACTGGTCGCCTATTACATGTTCGCGCCATGGACCCGCGACGGTCACGTGCGCGCCGACGTGATCCAGGTCGCGCCGGATGTCTCGGGGCTGATTTCCACGGTCGACGTCGCCGACAACCAGCAGGTCAAGCAAGGCCAGGTGCTGTTCGTGATCGACCAGGCGCGCTACACGCTCGCATTGCGCCAGGCCGAAGCGACCATGCTGCAACGTAACGCGACACTCGCGCAGGCGCGCCGCGAATACGCGCGTAATCAGAAGCTCGGCAACCTCGTCGCCGCCGAAGTACTCGAAGAAAGCCGCTCGCGCGTCGAAGCGGGTGAAGCCGCGCTTGCGGAAACGAAAGTGGCAATCGACACCGCTCGGCTCAATCTCGAACGCGCGACGATCAAAAGCCCGGTCGACGGTTATCTGAACGACCGCGCGCCGCGCGTCGGCGAATTCGTCGCGGCGGGCCGCGCGGTGGTGTCGGTGGTCGACATGCATTCGTTCCGCGTCGACGGCTACTTCGAGGAAACCAAGCTGCGCGGTATCGACATCGGCCAGCCGGTCGATATCACCGTGATGGGCGAGCCGACGCCGCTGCGCGGACACGTGCAGAGCATCGTCGCCGGTATCGAGGACCGCGACCGCACGCAGGGCTCGAACCTGCTGCCGAACGTGAACCCGGCGTTCAGCTGGGTGCGGCTCGCGCAACGCATTCCGGTGCGCGTCGCGCTCGATGAAGTCCCCGCTGATTTCCGCATGATCGCCGGACGCACGGCGACGGTGTCGGTGCGGGATCTGTCGCCGGTCAGAAGGCGGCCAGTGTCGGGCACGGGCGCGGCTTCGGGCAGCGTGGCGGCTTCGGCTGCTGCCGTAGCACCGGGGTCGGCGGTCGCTTCCGGTTCCGCTGCGTCGGCCGCGGCTTCGTCGGGCGCGTCGCAATGA
- a CDS encoding (2Fe-2S)-binding protein, which translates to MGVLNINGRKVKVEADPDMPLLWVLRCDLGMTGTKFGCGVGICGACTINLDDAACLACQTPMSTLNTQKITTIEGMQGRQAQALKAAWTELDVVQCGYCQSAQLMAALALLKHKPNPSDADIDAAMTPVACRCGTYPRVRAAIHLAAEKGR; encoded by the coding sequence ATGGGCGTGTTGAATATCAACGGACGCAAGGTCAAGGTCGAAGCAGACCCCGATATGCCGCTGCTTTGGGTGTTGCGTTGCGACCTCGGCATGACCGGCACGAAGTTCGGCTGCGGCGTCGGCATTTGCGGCGCGTGCACGATTAACCTGGATGATGCCGCGTGCCTTGCGTGCCAGACGCCGATGTCGACGCTGAATACGCAGAAGATTACGACGATCGAAGGGATGCAGGGACGCCAGGCGCAAGCGCTAAAGGCGGCATGGACCGAACTCGACGTGGTGCAGTGCGGATATTGCCAGAGTGCTCAATTGATGGCGGCGTTGGCGTTGCTGAAGCACAAGCCGAATCCGAGCGATGCCGATATCGACGCGGCAATGACGCCGGTGGCCTGCCGTTGCGGCACGTATCCGCGAGTGCGGGCGGCGATTCATCTGGCGGCGGAGAAGGGGCGCTAG
- a CDS encoding sugar ABC transporter permease yields MTPEVTSQSTDNAVPRGAFGGTQRIQQLFARYKILALLIAVAVIWTFFSVLTHGAFVTPRNLSNLLRQMSITGMLACGMVFVIIAGEIDLSVGSLLGLLGGVAAILDVNRHWPIGVTIPVVLLLGVVVGMFNGWWSTYRRVPSFIVGLGGMLAYRGILLGVTGGSTIAPVSDSFVFVGQGYLPRFAGDTLAVVLFVLLAFLTIRQRANRQRYQLRVVPFWQDVAKVVGAGAILAGFVAMLDNYGGIPVPVLLLLALLGIFTWIATQTVFGRRIYAVGSNLEATRLSGVNTDRVKLAIFALMGLMCAFAGIVNTARLAAGSPSAGSMGELDAIAACFIGGTSMRGGSGTVYGALIGALVMASLDNGMSMLDVDAYWQMIVKGGILVLAVWIDVMSGSNRR; encoded by the coding sequence ATGACTCCCGAAGTGACTTCTCAAAGCACCGACAATGCCGTACCGCGCGGCGCATTCGGCGGCACCCAGCGTATTCAGCAACTGTTCGCGCGCTACAAGATTCTCGCGCTGCTGATCGCGGTCGCCGTGATCTGGACTTTCTTCTCGGTGCTCACGCACGGCGCGTTCGTTACGCCGCGCAATCTGTCGAATCTGCTGCGGCAGATGTCGATTACCGGCATGCTCGCGTGCGGCATGGTGTTCGTGATCATCGCGGGCGAAATCGATCTGTCGGTCGGGTCGCTGCTCGGCCTGCTCGGCGGCGTTGCGGCGATTCTCGACGTCAATCGCCACTGGCCGATCGGCGTGACGATTCCGGTCGTGCTGCTGCTCGGCGTGGTGGTCGGCATGTTCAACGGCTGGTGGTCGACCTATCGACGTGTGCCGTCGTTTATCGTCGGGCTCGGCGGCATGCTTGCGTATCGCGGCATTCTGCTCGGCGTGACCGGCGGTTCGACGATCGCACCGGTCTCGGACAGCTTCGTGTTCGTCGGCCAGGGTTACTTGCCGCGCTTTGCCGGCGACACGCTCGCGGTCGTGCTGTTCGTGCTGCTCGCGTTCCTGACGATCCGCCAGCGCGCAAACCGTCAGCGCTATCAGTTGCGGGTCGTGCCGTTCTGGCAGGACGTCGCGAAGGTGGTCGGCGCGGGCGCGATTCTCGCGGGCTTCGTCGCGATGCTCGACAACTACGGCGGTATTCCGGTACCGGTGCTGCTGCTGCTCGCGCTGCTCGGCATCTTCACGTGGATCGCGACGCAGACCGTGTTCGGGCGCCGCATCTACGCGGTCGGTTCGAACCTGGAGGCGACGCGGCTTTCCGGTGTGAACACCGACCGCGTGAAGCTCGCGATCTTCGCGCTGATGGGCCTGATGTGCGCGTTTGCAGGCATCGTCAACACCGCGCGGCTCGCGGCCGGATCGCCGTCGGCGGGCTCGATGGGCGAACTCGATGCGATTGCCGCGTGCTTTATCGGCGGCACGTCGATGCGCGGCGGCTCCGGCACCGTGTACGGCGCACTGATCGGCGCACTGGTGATGGCGAGCCTCGATAACGGCATGTCGATGCTCGACGTCGACGCGTACTGGCAGATGATCGTCAAAGGCGGCATTCTGGTGCTCGCCGTCTGGATCGATGTGATGTCGGGTTCGAACCGCCGCTAA
- a CDS encoding DUF1656 domain-containing protein, which yields MIGEIDIFGVFVPSVLVLMLVAYLINLAIRTVLAYVGFYRFVWHRSVFDLGIYVLVLGLVVVVSHKLIT from the coding sequence ATGATCGGTGAAATCGATATCTTCGGCGTATTCGTGCCGTCCGTGCTGGTGCTGATGTTGGTCGCGTATCTGATCAACCTCGCGATCCGCACGGTGCTCGCGTACGTCGGCTTTTACCGCTTCGTCTGGCATCGCTCCGTCTTCGATCTCGGCATCTACGTGCTGGTGCTGGGCCTTGTCGTCGTCGTTTCGCACAAGCTAATAACGTGA
- the xylF gene encoding D-xylose ABC transporter substrate-binding protein encodes MKFAMRRNVLSSLLCGAVLASLSLAAPLAHASKDHPEIGFCIDDLRVERWSRDRDYFVAAAEKLGAKVSVQSADASEERQISQIENLISRGVDVIVIVPFNSKTLGNVVAEAKKAGIKVVSYDRLILDADIDAYISFDNEKVGEMQAQGVYDVRPKGNYFLLGGAPTDNNAKMLRQGQLKVLQPAIDKGDIKVVGQQWVPEWSASTALRIMEDALTANNNKIDAVVASNDGTAGGAIQALAAQNLAGKVPISGQDADLAAVKRVAAGTQTMTVYKPLKLIAGEAAKLSVALAKGEKPGFNAQYDNGKKKVDTVLLQPTKLTKANLDIVVKDGFYTQDQLASK; translated from the coding sequence ATGAAATTCGCAATGCGTCGCAACGTACTGAGTTCGCTGCTGTGTGGAGCGGTACTCGCCAGCCTTTCGCTCGCCGCGCCGCTCGCGCATGCAAGCAAGGATCATCCGGAAATCGGCTTCTGTATCGACGATTTGCGCGTCGAGCGCTGGTCGCGCGATCGCGACTATTTCGTCGCCGCGGCGGAAAAGCTCGGCGCGAAAGTGTCGGTGCAATCGGCCGACGCGAGCGAAGAGCGTCAGATCTCGCAGATCGAAAACCTGATTTCGCGCGGCGTCGACGTAATCGTCATCGTGCCGTTCAATTCGAAGACGCTCGGCAACGTGGTGGCCGAAGCGAAGAAGGCGGGCATCAAGGTCGTGTCGTATGACCGTCTGATTCTCGATGCGGATATCGACGCCTATATCTCGTTCGACAACGAGAAGGTCGGTGAAATGCAGGCACAGGGCGTCTACGACGTGCGGCCGAAGGGCAACTACTTCCTGCTCGGCGGCGCGCCGACCGACAACAACGCGAAGATGCTGCGCCAGGGCCAGTTGAAGGTGCTGCAGCCGGCAATCGACAAGGGCGACATCAAGGTGGTCGGCCAGCAGTGGGTGCCTGAGTGGAGCGCATCGACCGCGCTGCGCATCATGGAAGATGCGCTGACCGCGAACAACAACAAGATCGACGCGGTTGTCGCGTCGAATGACGGCACCGCCGGCGGCGCGATCCAGGCGCTGGCCGCGCAGAACCTCGCGGGCAAGGTACCGATCTCCGGCCAGGACGCTGACCTCGCCGCTGTGAAGCGCGTGGCGGCCGGCACGCAGACGATGACCGTCTACAAGCCGTTGAAGCTGATCGCGGGTGAAGCGGCGAAGTTGTCGGTAGCGCTCGCGAAGGGCGAGAAGCCGGGCTTCAACGCGCAATACGACAACGGCAAGAAGAAGGTCGATACGGTGCTACTGCAGCCGACCAAGCTGACGAAGGCCAATCTCGACATCGTCGTGAAGGACGGCTTCTATACGCAGGATCAGCTCGCGAGCAAATAA
- the xylA gene encoding xylose isomerase, with amino-acid sequence MSYFDHIAEIRYEGPQSDNPLAYRHYDKSRRLFGKTLEEHLRIAVCYWHTFVWPGVDIFGQGTFRRPWQQPGDAIERALQKADAAFEFFSKLGTPYYTFHDTDVAPEGASIREYSENFLRVSDYLARKQQDTGVKLLWGTANLFSHPRYAAGAATNPNPEVFAFAATQVRHALDTTLRLGGENYVLWGGREGYDTLLNTDLVREREQFARFLHMVVDHSHKIGFKGTLLIEPKPQEPTKHQYDYDVATVHGFLQQHGLDKEIRVNIEANHATLAGHSFHHEIATAFALGIFGSVDANRGDPQNGWDTDQFPNSVEELTLAFYEILRHGGFTTGGMNFDSKVRRQSVDAEDLFHGHIGAIDNLALGLERAAVLIQNERLEQFKRQRYAGWDTEFGRKILSGDYSLSALATDTLTRGLNPQHASGQQERMENIVNQAIYSGR; translated from the coding sequence ATGTCTTACTTCGACCACATTGCCGAGATTCGTTATGAAGGCCCGCAATCGGACAATCCGCTCGCGTACCGCCATTACGACAAAAGCAGGCGGCTGTTCGGCAAGACACTCGAAGAACATCTGCGTATCGCGGTGTGCTACTGGCATACGTTCGTGTGGCCGGGCGTCGATATCTTCGGTCAGGGCACGTTCCGGCGCCCATGGCAGCAACCGGGCGACGCAATAGAGCGGGCGCTGCAAAAGGCCGACGCGGCATTCGAATTCTTCTCGAAGCTGGGCACGCCGTACTACACGTTCCACGATACCGACGTCGCGCCCGAAGGCGCGAGCATCAGAGAGTACAGCGAGAACTTCCTGCGCGTGTCCGACTATCTGGCGCGCAAGCAGCAGGACACTGGCGTCAAACTGCTATGGGGTACCGCGAATCTGTTCTCGCATCCGCGTTATGCGGCCGGCGCGGCGACCAATCCGAATCCGGAGGTCTTCGCGTTTGCCGCAACCCAGGTACGCCATGCGCTCGACACGACGCTGCGACTCGGTGGCGAAAACTATGTGCTGTGGGGTGGCCGCGAAGGCTACGACACGCTGCTCAATACGGACCTCGTGCGTGAGCGCGAGCAGTTTGCGCGCTTCCTGCACATGGTGGTCGACCATTCACACAAGATCGGCTTCAAGGGCACGTTGCTGATCGAGCCGAAGCCGCAGGAGCCGACCAAGCATCAATACGATTACGACGTCGCGACCGTGCATGGCTTCCTGCAGCAACACGGGCTCGACAAGGAGATTCGCGTGAACATCGAGGCGAATCACGCGACGCTCGCCGGTCACTCGTTCCATCACGAGATTGCTACCGCGTTCGCGCTCGGCATTTTCGGCAGCGTCGATGCGAACCGGGGCGATCCGCAAAACGGCTGGGATACCGATCAATTCCCAAATAGTGTCGAGGAACTGACGCTCGCGTTCTACGAGATTCTGCGCCACGGCGGCTTCACGACCGGCGGCATGAACTTCGACTCGAAAGTACGGCGTCAGAGCGTCGATGCGGAAGACCTGTTTCATGGTCATATCGGCGCGATCGACAATCTCGCGCTCGGCCTCGAACGCGCGGCCGTGCTGATCCAGAACGAACGTCTCGAACAGTTCAAGCGCCAGCGTTACGCGGGCTGGGACACGGAGTTCGGCCGCAAGATTCTGTCCGGCGATTATTCGTTGTCGGCGCTTGCGACGGACACGTTGACGCGCGGTCTCAATCCGCAGCATGCAAGCGGCCAGCAGGAGCGCATGGAAAACATCGTGAATCAGGCGATTTATAGCGGGCGTTGA
- a CDS encoding xanthine dehydrogenase family protein molybdopterin-binding subunit → MLTRRTFLLGGASVVGGLLVGWSVLPPRQRLTGSMPLPTQGSQVALNGWVKIAADNSVTVMMCKAEMGQGIHTGLAMVLADELDADWSQVRVEDAPIDKIYNAVQSIVDDLPFRPDDDSLVKQGVVWITRKVVREFGTMMTGGSSSMNDLWTPMREAGASARVMLIGAAAHQWNVPARECRVEKGFVLHAQGHKASFGELAALAAHQPLPRKVVLKQPADFKLIGQPVRRIEAASKLNGTARFGIDVLPTGLLYASVVMCPVLGGTVAHFDVTPARKMRGFIKALSVAPYAGGTGAVAVIADNPYRAMNAVTAINVDWHNGAAASLSSMDVEQRLIDALDEPDGHVYYHHGDMDAAMHRAARKIEAVYYVPYLAHGAIEPMNCTAQVSDGRATIWVSTQVPALARQHVAKALDIDADRVDLQTQLLGGAFGRRLELDFIVQAAMIAREADGRPVQTIWSRLQDFTHDFYRPACAARLEAGFDEHGKLVAWHAKSAGQAIVPESLARYYGVPRIPIDKTTCEGAFDQPYEWPAASVSHRIVELPVPIGFWRSVGHSHQAFFTESFIDEAAVAAGQDPVAFRAALLAQHPRHLAVLKRVAALSAWGKPLKPAPDGARCARGVALHEAFGSVVAQVAEVSIGPQQQIRVHRVVCVIDCGLPVNPNLIRQQMEGGIVFGLSSALQNEITIVDGVVQQQNFVEFPIVRMDVCPAIDICIMPSQLHPQGVGEPAVPPIAPAVANAVFALTGERLRRLPLWLECRAEAVK, encoded by the coding sequence ATGTTAACGCGCAGAACCTTCCTGCTCGGCGGCGCCAGCGTGGTGGGCGGATTGCTGGTCGGCTGGAGCGTGCTGCCGCCGCGGCAGCGTCTGACAGGCTCCATGCCGCTGCCGACGCAAGGCTCGCAGGTCGCGCTGAATGGCTGGGTGAAGATTGCCGCCGACAACAGCGTGACGGTGATGATGTGCAAGGCTGAAATGGGGCAAGGCATCCACACGGGCCTCGCGATGGTGCTCGCCGACGAACTGGATGCCGACTGGTCGCAGGTGCGCGTCGAGGACGCGCCGATCGACAAGATCTACAACGCGGTACAGAGCATCGTCGACGATCTGCCGTTTCGTCCCGACGACGATAGCCTCGTCAAGCAAGGTGTCGTATGGATCACGCGCAAGGTGGTGCGCGAGTTCGGCACGATGATGACGGGCGGCTCGTCGAGCATGAACGATCTGTGGACACCGATGCGCGAAGCCGGCGCGTCCGCGCGCGTGATGTTGATCGGCGCGGCGGCGCACCAATGGAATGTGCCGGCTCGCGAATGCCGCGTCGAAAAGGGCTTCGTGTTGCACGCGCAGGGGCATAAGGCGAGCTTCGGCGAACTGGCGGCGCTGGCGGCGCATCAGCCGCTGCCGCGCAAGGTCGTGCTGAAGCAGCCGGCCGATTTCAAGCTGATCGGTCAGCCCGTGCGCCGTATCGAAGCGGCGTCGAAGCTCAACGGCACCGCGCGTTTCGGTATCGACGTATTGCCCACCGGTTTGCTGTACGCGAGCGTCGTGATGTGCCCGGTGCTCGGCGGCACGGTCGCGCATTTCGACGTGACGCCCGCGCGCAAGATGCGGGGCTTTATCAAGGCGTTGTCCGTCGCGCCGTATGCGGGCGGCACCGGTGCCGTCGCCGTGATCGCGGACAACCCGTATCGCGCGATGAATGCGGTCACGGCGATCAACGTGGACTGGCACAACGGCGCGGCGGCCAGCCTGTCGAGCATGGACGTGGAGCAACGTCTGATCGACGCGCTCGATGAACCCGACGGCCACGTGTATTACCACCACGGCGATATGGACGCCGCGATGCACCGCGCGGCCCGCAAGATCGAAGCGGTGTACTACGTGCCCTATCTCGCGCATGGCGCGATCGAGCCGATGAACTGCACCGCGCAGGTGAGCGACGGCCGCGCGACGATCTGGGTGTCGACGCAAGTGCCCGCGCTCGCGCGGCAGCACGTCGCGAAGGCGCTCGATATCGACGCCGATCGGGTCGATCTGCAGACGCAATTGCTCGGCGGCGCATTCGGGCGGCGTCTCGAACTCGATTTCATCGTCCAGGCCGCGATGATCGCGCGCGAAGCGGATGGCCGTCCGGTGCAGACCATCTGGTCGCGCTTGCAGGATTTCACTCACGACTTCTATCGGCCGGCATGCGCGGCGCGGCTCGAAGCGGGCTTCGACGAGCACGGCAAACTGGTTGCATGGCACGCGAAATCGGCGGGGCAGGCGATCGTGCCGGAATCGCTCGCGCGCTACTACGGCGTGCCGCGTATTCCGATCGACAAGACCACCTGCGAGGGCGCGTTCGATCAACCGTACGAATGGCCTGCCGCCAGTGTGTCGCACCGTATCGTCGAGTTGCCGGTGCCGATCGGTTTCTGGCGTTCGGTCGGCCATTCGCATCAGGCGTTCTTCACCGAGAGCTTCATCGACGAAGCCGCGGTCGCGGCTGGTCAGGATCCCGTTGCATTTCGCGCGGCGCTGCTCGCGCAGCATCCGCGGCACCTCGCCGTTCTCAAACGTGTCGCGGCGTTATCGGCGTGGGGAAAGCCCCTCAAGCCTGCTCCCGATGGCGCGCGATGCGCCCGCGGCGTTGCATTGCACGAGGCGTTCGGCAGTGTCGTCGCGCAGGTCGCCGAAGTGTCGATCGGGCCGCAGCAGCAGATTCGCGTGCATCGCGTGGTGTGTGTGATCGATTGCGGCCTGCCGGTGAATCCGAATCTGATTCGTCAGCAGATGGAGGGGGGCATCGTGTTCGGTCTGTCCAGCGCGTTGCAGAACGAGATCACGATCGTCGACGGTGTGGTGCAGCAGCAGAATTTCGTCGAATTTCCGATCGTACGGATGGACGTGTGTCCGGCGATCGACATTTGCATCATGCCGAGTCAGTTGCATCCGCAAGGTGTCGGCGAACCGGCCGTGCCGCCGATTGCACCGGCGGTGGCCAATGCGGTGTTCGCGCTGACCGGCGAGCGTTTGCGCAGATTGCCGTTGTGGCTCGAATGCCGGGCTGAAGCGGTGAAGTGA
- a CDS encoding efflux transporter outer membrane subunit — protein MKLARTLSSLPRLPARLPLLPMLPLLPLAIALSGCINVGPNYTVPKQALVNAPLANGEIEGADPKLTSTLNPPAVWWKLYDDPVLNNLVDEALKSNTNLRVAAANLARSREALGVAQAQGGFSGKASVAIERAQESAEQYLLFEKLPVANEGDMGISIAYEFDLFGKLRRGVEAAQADAEAVEAAGDIARITVVADVVRAYVEQCSAAEELRIAQQSLALQKQRVDVSRRLRDAGRGNQTDVTRGQTQVENLAADIPRYMARRKIAQYQLAALLARAPSDLPPAVLACDRLPQLHQPIPIGDGTALLRRRPDIREAERQLAAATARIGVATGALYPTVSIGASAGYTGILEDIPTLPTARWAFGPLISWTFPTNGARGRVREAQASSQVALAKFDGAVLTALRETETNLATYASDYARTDSLRAALQSATQSADETHRLYRAGRESFISDLDATRTLTAAKSQLAAAEGQVALDQVNLFLSLGGGWEAGGRSTAGEAAKTVPVATSTGTAPATPPATTTSAKAP, from the coding sequence ATGAAACTCGCACGCACCTTGTCTTCGCTGCCACGGCTGCCCGCGCGGTTGCCGTTGCTGCCGATGTTGCCGCTATTGCCGCTGGCGATTGCGTTGAGCGGCTGCATCAACGTCGGCCCCAACTACACCGTGCCGAAGCAGGCGCTCGTCAACGCGCCGCTTGCCAACGGAGAGATCGAAGGCGCCGATCCGAAGCTGACGTCGACGCTGAACCCACCGGCCGTCTGGTGGAAGCTCTACGACGATCCGGTGCTCAACAACCTCGTCGACGAAGCACTGAAGTCGAATACCAATCTGCGCGTCGCGGCTGCAAATCTCGCCCGCTCGCGCGAAGCGCTCGGCGTCGCTCAGGCACAGGGCGGCTTTTCGGGTAAAGCGTCGGTCGCCATCGAACGCGCGCAGGAATCGGCCGAACAGTATCTGCTGTTCGAGAAATTGCCGGTCGCGAACGAAGGCGACATGGGCATCAGCATCGCGTACGAATTCGATCTGTTCGGCAAGCTGCGCCGTGGCGTCGAAGCCGCGCAGGCAGACGCCGAGGCCGTCGAGGCGGCCGGCGACATCGCACGCATCACGGTGGTCGCGGACGTGGTGCGCGCATACGTCGAGCAATGCTCGGCCGCCGAGGAATTGCGTATCGCGCAGCAATCGCTCGCGCTGCAGAAACAGCGCGTGGACGTATCGCGCCGGTTGCGCGACGCGGGCCGTGGCAACCAGACCGACGTGACGCGCGGTCAGACCCAGGTCGAAAATCTCGCCGCGGATATCCCGCGCTATATGGCGCGCCGCAAGATCGCGCAATACCAGCTCGCGGCGCTGCTCGCGCGCGCGCCGTCCGATCTGCCGCCGGCCGTGCTAGCGTGTGACCGGCTTCCGCAGCTTCATCAACCGATTCCGATTGGCGACGGCACCGCGCTGCTCCGTCGCCGCCCGGATATCCGCGAAGCCGAGCGTCAACTGGCGGCGGCGACCGCGCGCATCGGCGTCGCGACCGGCGCACTGTATCCGACCGTCAGCATCGGCGCGTCGGCCGGCTATACCGGCATTCTCGAAGACATCCCCACGCTGCCGACCGCGCGCTGGGCGTTCGGCCCGCTGATCAGTTGGACCTTCCCGACCAACGGCGCGCGCGGCCGCGTGCGCGAGGCGCAAGCCTCCAGCCAGGTCGCGCTTGCGAAGTTCGACGGCGCGGTGCTCACCGCGTTGCGCGAAACCGAGACCAACCTCGCGACCTACGCGTCCGACTACGCGCGCACCGATTCGCTGCGCGCGGCGCTGCAGTCGGCAACGCAATCAGCAGACGAAACGCACCGGCTGTACCGCGCCGGGCGCGAATCGTTTATCTCCGATCTCGACGCGACGCGCACGCTGACGGCGGCGAAGTCGCAACTCGCGGCGGCGGAGGGACAGGTGGCGCTCGATCAGGTGAATCTGTTCCTGTCGCTTGGCGGCGGCTGGGAAGCAGGCGGCCGCAGCACTGCGGGTGAGGCGGCGAAGACTGTGCCGGTGGCGACGTCCACGGGCACCGCCCCGGCGACGCCGCCTGCAACGACCACGTCAGCCAAAGCCCCCTAA
- the xylG gene encoding D-xylose ABC transporter ATP-binding protein translates to MTQPLLTMRGIVKAFSGVKALDGIDLTVSPGECVGLCGENGAGKSTLMKVLSGVYPHGTWDGEITWEGEPLKATSIRDTERAGIIIIHQELMLVPELSVAENIFLGNEITLPGGRMNYAAMYQRADELLRELGISGINAAQPVMNYGGGHQQLIEIAKALNKRAKLLILDEPSSSLTSAEIAILLDIVRDLKRRGIACVYISHKLDEVAAVCDTISVIRDGRHVATEPMHALTTERIISLMVGREIKNLFPREPHPIGDVIFEARNVTCFDVTNPRRKRVDDVSFSLRRGEILGVAGLVGAGRTELMQAIFGAYTGISEASVALEGKPLKIRAPIDAIRAGIAMVPEDRKRHGIVPGLSVGHNITLAVLQRFTSAGRIDSAAELDTIHTEMKRLSVRAANPMLSIASLSGGNQQKAVLTRMLLTEPKVLILDEPTRGVDVGAKYEIYKLIFQLAQRGMSIVMVSSELPEVLGISDRVLVIGEGELRGDFINDGLTQEDILSAAIRPVHPSSNLTAASAA, encoded by the coding sequence ATGACGCAACCTCTTCTGACGATGCGCGGCATCGTCAAAGCCTTTTCCGGCGTGAAAGCGCTCGACGGCATCGACCTCACCGTTTCGCCGGGCGAATGCGTGGGCCTGTGCGGCGAAAACGGCGCGGGCAAATCGACGCTGATGAAAGTGCTGTCCGGTGTGTATCCGCACGGCACGTGGGACGGCGAAATCACGTGGGAAGGCGAGCCGCTGAAGGCCACCAGCATCCGCGATACCGAACGCGCGGGCATCATCATCATTCACCAGGAACTGATGCTCGTGCCGGAGTTGTCGGTTGCGGAGAACATTTTTCTCGGCAACGAAATCACGCTGCCCGGCGGCCGCATGAATTACGCGGCGATGTATCAGCGCGCCGACGAACTGCTGCGCGAACTCGGTATTAGCGGCATCAATGCCGCGCAACCGGTGATGAACTACGGCGGCGGCCATCAGCAACTGATCGAAATCGCCAAGGCGCTGAACAAGCGCGCGAAGCTGCTGATTCTCGACGAACCGTCGTCGTCGCTGACTTCCGCCGAAATCGCGATTCTGCTCGACATCGTGCGCGATCTGAAGCGGCGCGGCATTGCCTGCGTGTACATCTCGCACAAGCTCGACGAAGTCGCGGCCGTATGCGACACGATCAGCGTGATTCGCGATGGACGGCATGTGGCGACCGAGCCGATGCATGCGCTGACAACCGAGCGCATCATCTCGTTGATGGTCGGCCGCGAGATCAAGAACCTGTTTCCGCGCGAGCCTCATCCGATCGGCGACGTGATCTTCGAAGCGCGCAACGTCACCTGTTTCGACGTGACCAATCCGCGGCGCAAGCGCGTGGATGACGTGTCGTTCTCGCTGCGGCGCGGTGAGATTCTCGGCGTCGCGGGGCTGGTCGGCGCGGGCCGCACCGAACTGATGCAGGCGATCTTCGGCGCGTATACCGGCATCAGCGAGGCGAGCGTCGCGCTTGAAGGCAAGCCGCTGAAGATTCGCGCGCCGATCGATGCGATCCGCGCGGGTATCGCGATGGTGCCCGAGGATCGCAAACGTCACGGCATCGTGCCGGGGCTGAGTGTCGGTCATAACATCACGCTGGCCGTGTTGCAGCGTTTCACGTCAGCGGGCCGTATCGACTCCGCGGCCGAACTCGACACGATCCACACCGAGATGAAGCGTCTTTCCGTGCGCGCCGCGAATCCGATGCTGTCGATCGCGAGTCTTTCCGGCGGCAATCAGCAGAAGGCCGTGCTTACGCGCATGCTGCTGACCGAGCCGAAAGTGCTGATCCTCGACGAACCGACGCGCGGTGTCGACGTTGGCGCGAAATACGAAATCTACAAGCTGATCTTTCAACTGGCGCAGCGCGGCATGTCGATCGTGATGGTGTCGTCCGAATTGCCAGAAGTACTCGGCATTAGCGATCGCGTGCTGGTGATCGGCGAGGGCGAGCTGCGCGGCGACTTCATCAACGATGGCCTCACGCAGGAGGACATCCTCAGCGCCGCGATTCGTCCCGTGCATCCTTCTTCGAACTTAACCGCAGCGAGTGCCGCATGA